A region of Thermovibrio ammonificans HB-1 DNA encodes the following proteins:
- a CDS encoding O-antigen polymerase — MPERRLNIRVCVYCRSLRLLLLLTNPAFQVLVWNFLALMLFIVVPNKLVQDFASESKILSFKGLFWYLTLTFSFIAGVLMPPKFSLSPPVDRVMLMIKREWMTLSYLSLFLCVLGYLVWFRKFLVNFPEVLQLFVVFGAYKTRELLKESMITGITTLTQFGIAASILFMILYLFLKKRRYLLFSLLPLILAIPRVVFFGERLAFIEVFIPMIFVYLRYRPYKLKYLLTMAVLLFFVLWATELFRSYLSPTYNSTYTPLEFLFYRLIMYFVTTVNNGFLIFDKFVPLVDFLPHSLSFLYKLFHIQLQSSIEYVDLLEDFANPEYNNKSAWGVLYYDWGIFSPVIAFILGWLSKIMYFSYKKGSFLGVVFYPIFLVFLFQSYRVLYVLSSRVYYAYTILILLYVIYEIKEAMVRFGDGCSYQR; from the coding sequence ATGCCAGAAAGACGTTTAAATATTAGAGTTTGTGTTTATTGTAGAAGTTTGAGATTGTTATTATTGCTAACGAACCCTGCATTTCAGGTTCTTGTCTGGAATTTCTTAGCTTTAATGCTCTTTATTGTTGTGCCTAATAAGTTGGTCCAGGACTTTGCATCTGAATCTAAAATTCTTTCTTTTAAAGGGTTGTTTTGGTATTTAACTTTAACTTTTTCTTTTATTGCGGGGGTTTTAATGCCGCCTAAATTTTCGTTGTCTCCTCCAGTTGATAGAGTTATGTTGATGATAAAACGTGAGTGGATGACTTTATCCTATTTATCGTTATTTTTATGCGTGCTTGGATATTTAGTTTGGTTTAGAAAGTTTCTTGTGAACTTTCCAGAGGTGTTGCAATTATTCGTTGTTTTTGGAGCATATAAGACCCGAGAACTTCTAAAGGAAAGTATGATAACTGGAATAACGACTCTGACACAGTTTGGGATAGCAGCTTCTATTTTATTCATGATTTTATATCTTTTCTTAAAAAAGAGAAGATATTTATTATTTTCTCTTTTACCGTTAATCTTAGCTATTCCTCGAGTCGTTTTTTTTGGTGAAAGGCTGGCATTTATAGAAGTCTTTATTCCAATGATTTTTGTATATTTGAGGTATAGACCTTATAAATTAAAGTATTTACTGACAATGGCTGTTCTTTTGTTTTTTGTCCTTTGGGCAACTGAGTTATTTAGATCATATTTATCACCGACTTATAATTCTACCTATACTCCCTTAGAATTTCTATTTTATAGACTTATTATGTATTTTGTTACTACTGTTAATAATGGTTTTCTTATATTTGATAAATTCGTTCCCTTGGTGGATTTTCTTCCCCATTCTTTATCATTTTTGTATAAATTATTTCATATTCAATTGCAATCATCTATTGAATATGTTGATTTGCTTGAAGACTTTGCCAATCCTGAGTATAATAATAAATCTGCCTGGGGTGTTCTGTATTATGATTGGGGAATATTTAGTCCAGTTATAGCTTTTATATTAGGCTGGTTATCCAAGATTATGTACTTTTCTTACAAGAAAGGTTCATTTTTGGGTGTTGTTTTCTATCCAATCTTTTTAGTTTTTCTATTTCAGTCATATAGAGTATTGTATGTACTTTCCTCACGAGTATACTATGCTTATACTATTTTGATCTTGCTGTATGTCATTTATGAAATAAAAGAAGCTATGGTAAGATTTGGCGATGGGTGTAGTTATCAACGGTAG
- a CDS encoding glycosyltransferase family 4 protein — translation MGVVINGRFLTQQLTGVQRFAFELSKRLILINRSIKLLTPNVPLNESYSELSTDYVVKQGYLNGQFWEQLYLPLASRNKLLLNLANTAPLFKRYQIVTVHDLAFLRYPECFSASFAKWYSFLIPRIVKNSLRVLTVSHFSREEIVNFLGVSPERITVIYNAVSEKFFYDPCVEKENIVLAVGSLDPRKNLLRLIDAFKKLNLHDYTLFIVGQQSKIFRNSKLEALIRNLSNVKITGYLTDEELVKLYQRAKLFIYPSVYEGFGLPPLEAMACGTPVIVSNVASLPEVCGDAAYYINPFSVDDIANGIRCVLEDDVLQKELISKGLKRVKRFTWENSVKKLVSVIEELGY, via the coding sequence ATGGGTGTAGTTATCAACGGTAGATTTTTAACTCAGCAACTTACAGGTGTTCAAAGATTTGCTTTTGAACTTTCTAAAAGGTTAATCCTGATAAATAGGAGTATAAAATTACTAACTCCAAACGTACCTTTAAATGAATCTTACTCAGAATTGAGTACAGACTATGTAGTTAAGCAGGGATACTTAAACGGACAGTTTTGGGAACAGTTGTACTTGCCTTTAGCTTCACGAAATAAACTTCTTCTTAATTTGGCTAATACAGCACCTTTATTTAAGAGATATCAAATTGTTACTGTTCATGATTTGGCGTTTTTGCGTTATCCTGAATGTTTTAGCGCTTCTTTTGCAAAGTGGTATAGTTTTCTTATTCCAAGGATAGTTAAAAATTCTCTTAGAGTTTTAACTGTTAGTCATTTCTCAAGGGAAGAGATCGTTAACTTTTTAGGTGTATCCCCAGAAAGGATAACTGTTATTTACAATGCTGTTTCAGAGAAGTTTTTTTATGATCCGTGTGTAGAAAAAGAGAATATTGTGCTAGCTGTAGGTTCTTTAGATCCTAGAAAAAACTTGCTTAGGTTGATTGATGCTTTTAAAAAACTTAATTTACATGATTATACACTTTTTATAGTAGGACAACAAAGTAAAATATTTCGTAATTCTAAACTCGAAGCTTTGATAAGAAATCTTTCTAATGTTAAAATAACAGGTTATTTGACAGATGAAGAATTGGTTAAGCTGTATCAGAGAGCTAAATTGTTTATTTATCCTTCTGTGTATGAAGGTTTTGGCTTACCACCTCTTGAGGCTATGGCTTGTGGAACTCCGGTTATAGTTTCTAATGTGGCTAGTTTGCCTGAAGTTTGCGGTGATGCTGCTTATTATATTAATCCTTTTAGTGTGGATGATATAGCTAATGGGATTAGATGTGTTTTGGAGGATGATGTGTTACAGAAAGAGTTGATTTCGAAAGGATTGAAGCGAGTGAAGAGATTTACATGGGAAAATTCTGTTAAGAAGTTGGTAAGTGTGATTGAGGAATTAGGGTATTAG
- a CDS encoding DapH/DapD/GlmU-related protein yields MIGAGVTVEENCIIYHQVTLGIKGIGKQDGFPCIRRSTILGAGAKVLGKVTIGTNCVIGANVVVTFDVPDNSVIKFSKQSFEIKERKIL; encoded by the coding sequence GTGATTGGAGCTGGTGTTACTGTGGAAGAAAACTGTATAATATATCATCAGGTTACCTTGGGTATAAAAGGAATTGGCAAGCAAGATGGATTTCCTTGCATTAGAAGAAGTACGATTTTGGGAGCAGGGGCAAAAGTTCTAGGTAAAGTGACTATTGGAACTAATTGTGTTATCGGGGCAAATGTAGTTGTTACATTTGATGTACCGGATAATTCTGTTATTAAGTTTTCTAAGCAAAGTTTTGAAATTAAGGAAAGAAAAATACTCTGA
- a CDS encoding glycosyltransferase family 4 protein, with protein MNLNLAFVHDWLVTLAGAERVLAALYELYEAPIYTLVVDKDNLKGSLFENANIHTSFIQSLPFGKRKYRLYLPLFPLAIEQFDLFDYDIIISSSHAVAKGVLTGPEQLHICYCHTPIRYAWDLYFSYMREGGLESGLRGTIAKFILHYIRLWDASTANRVDYFIANSNYVRRRIWRVYRRKAEVIYPPVDVDKFSMVSEKEDFYLTASRLVPYKKIDIIVKAFALPSLRDRKLIVIGDGPDMKKIKKMATPNVEILGYQSFEKLKYYLEKARAFIFAAEEDFGILPVEAQACGTPVIAYGKGGVLETVIEGKTGLYFYRQTPEDIAKAVAKFESIQDSFDPLEIRKHAEMFSKERFKKEFSDFISRIVEF; from the coding sequence ATGAATTTAAATCTGGCTTTTGTGCATGATTGGTTAGTTACGTTGGCTGGAGCGGAGAGGGTTTTAGCTGCTCTTTATGAACTTTATGAGGCTCCGATTTATACCTTGGTGGTAGATAAGGATAACCTAAAGGGTTCACTCTTTGAGAATGCTAATATACATACATCTTTTATACAATCTCTCCCGTTTGGAAAGAGGAAGTATAGGTTATATTTACCTCTATTTCCTCTTGCAATAGAACAATTTGATTTATTTGATTATGATATTATCATCTCATCATCTCATGCTGTAGCTAAGGGTGTTCTAACTGGGCCAGAACAACTTCATATTTGTTATTGCCATACTCCTATTAGATACGCTTGGGACCTGTATTTTTCTTATATGAGAGAAGGTGGACTTGAATCTGGATTAAGAGGTACAATAGCAAAGTTTATACTACATTACATAAGACTTTGGGATGCTAGTACGGCTAATAGAGTAGATTATTTTATTGCTAATTCTAACTATGTGAGAAGAAGGATTTGGAGAGTCTATAGGAGAAAGGCGGAAGTAATTTACCCGCCTGTTGATGTTGATAAATTCTCTATGGTTTCTGAAAAAGAGGATTTCTATCTTACTGCTTCACGTTTAGTACCTTATAAAAAAATAGATATTATAGTTAAGGCTTTTGCTTTGCCTTCTTTAAGGGATAGAAAGCTTATCGTTATAGGTGATGGTCCAGATATGAAGAAAATAAAAAAGATGGCTACACCAAATGTTGAGATTCTAGGTTATCAGTCTTTTGAAAAGCTTAAGTATTATTTGGAGAAAGCTAGGGCCTTTATATTTGCTGCTGAAGAGGATTTTGGAATTCTACCTGTAGAAGCTCAGGCGTGTGGGACTCCTGTAATTGCCTATGGGAAGGGGGGGGTTCTTGAAACTGTGATTGAAGGTAAAACTGGGTTGTACTTTTATCGTCAGACGCCTGAGGATATTGCAAAGGCTGTTGCTAAATTTGAAAGTATTCAAGATTCTTTTGATCCTTTGGAGATAAGAAAACACGCTGAGATGTTTTCAAAAGAAAGATTTAAGAAAGAGTTTAGTGATTTTATTTCGCGGATAGTAGAATTCTAG
- a CDS encoding sugar transferase → MSKCSSFQKRVFDVIFSSFVILLLSPIYLTIAVIIKFVDRGPVFFKHRRVGCEGKEFEVIKFRSMYPDAEERLKKLLEKDAKAREEWKKKFKLKNDPRITPIGKFLRKTSLDELPQFFNVLKGDMSVVGPRPVVKEELEKFYKDKAKYYLSVKPGITGYWQVEGRSDIEDYEKRVEMDVWYVKNQSLWLDIKIILKTIWVMLTGKGAY, encoded by the coding sequence ATGTCGAAGTGTAGTTCTTTTCAAAAACGAGTTTTTGATGTTATTTTTTCATCTTTTGTAATCTTGCTTTTGTCGCCTATTTATTTAACTATTGCTGTGATAATTAAATTTGTAGATAGAGGTCCTGTTTTTTTTAAACATCGTCGGGTCGGATGTGAAGGTAAAGAGTTTGAAGTAATAAAGTTTAGAAGTATGTATCCAGATGCTGAAGAAAGATTGAAGAAACTTTTAGAAAAAGATGCTAAGGCTAGAGAAGAGTGGAAGAAAAAGTTTAAACTAAAAAATGATCCTCGAATTACCCCTATTGGTAAGTTTTTGAGGAAGACAAGTTTAGATGAGCTCCCACAATTTTTTAATGTCCTGAAGGGAGACATGAGCGTTGTTGGACCAAGACCGGTTGTAAAAGAAGAATTGGAAAAATTCTATAAGGATAAAGCGAAATATTACCTATCTGTAAAACCCGGCATAACGGGTTATTGGCAGGTTGAAGGAAGAAGCGATATAGAAGATTACGAGAAAAGGGTAGAAATGGATGTTTGGTATGTGAAAAACCAATCTCTTTGGTTGGATATTAAAATTATTTTGAAAACTATCTGGGTTATGCTTACTGGGAAGGGGGCTTACTGA
- the speD gene encoding adenosylmethionine decarboxylase: MAKTLGVHIVADLYGCDPEILKSAEKMAEVFEGAVRHANLNKLSAYYHQFEPYGATGVVVISESHLSFHTWPEHGYVAIDVYTCGDHENAFKAFDYIVEKLQPERVEKDVHFRGVVNEEEEVTFCVSVG, from the coding sequence ATGGCCAAGACCCTCGGCGTCCACATTGTAGCAGACCTCTACGGGTGCGACCCGGAGATTTTGAAGTCTGCCGAAAAGATGGCAGAGGTTTTTGAGGGGGCGGTAAGGCACGCCAACCTCAACAAGCTCTCAGCCTACTACCACCAGTTTGAGCCCTACGGGGCGACGGGGGTTGTTGTGATTTCCGAATCTCACCTCTCTTTCCACACTTGGCCAGAGCACGGCTACGTTGCCATAGATGTTTATACCTGCGGCGACCACGAGAACGCTTTTAAGGCGTTTGATTACATAGTAGAGAAGCTTCAGCCCGAAAGGGTTGAGAAAGACGTTCACTTTAGAGGGGTTGTTAACGAAGAGGAAGAGGTTACCTTCTGTGTCAGTGTAGGCTGA
- a CDS encoding TraR/DksA family transcriptional regulator: MKGNRCLTGEQIQELKEILLQKKKEVMEDIKRGLEANAQAEREIGDIVDMSTDEFLRTFEMRIRDREAKYLKKIEKALQKIEDGTYGICEKCGACIGYERLKLRPVAELCIKCKLEQEKFERKFGEE; this comes from the coding sequence ATGAAAGGGAATAGATGCCTTACAGGTGAACAGATACAGGAACTTAAAGAGATACTACTTCAGAAGAAAAAAGAAGTTATGGAAGATATCAAAAGAGGGCTTGAGGCAAACGCCCAGGCGGAAAGGGAAATCGGAGACATCGTAGACATGTCGACCGATGAGTTCCTCAGAACCTTCGAAATGAGAATCAGAGACCGAGAGGCCAAGTACCTGAAGAAGATAGAGAAAGCCCTCCAAAAAATCGAAGACGGCACCTACGGCATCTGCGAAAAGTGCGGTGCCTGCATAGGGTACGAAAGGCTAAAGCTAAGGCCAGTTGCAGAGCTCTGTATAAAGTGCAAGCTCGAACAGGAGAAGTTCGAAAGGAAATTCGGGGAGGAGTAA
- a CDS encoding pyridoxal phosphate-dependent aminotransferase, whose protein sequence is MKLSRRVLNMSPSPTMAITSKAKELKAKGVDVIGFGAGEPDFDTPYHIKEAAKEAIDMGFTKYTPPAGIPELRRAVADKLERENGISYEPEQVVITDGAKQALFNLMLSVVDEGDEVIIPAPYWVTYPEQVKFAGGRPVFVETKEIKGFALTLEELKPAVTSKTKMVILCTPHNPTGSVIPKEELQRIGEFCAERGILIASDECYEYLTYDGFKHTSIASLSEEIKAVTVTINALSKAFSMTGWRVGYAAGPKEIIDAMIKINSQSISNVNSIAQKAAVAALTKPKDFLKEWLEAFDQRRRYMVETLNSIPGVSCLMPKGAFYAFPNVKELLKLGNFKDDWALAEFLLSEAKIAVVPGSAFGYPGYLRLSYATSMENIEEGLRRFKEAVERRLNG, encoded by the coding sequence ATGAAGCTTTCAAGGCGTGTTCTTAATATGTCTCCGTCTCCTACTATGGCCATTACGAGTAAGGCCAAGGAGTTGAAGGCTAAAGGGGTTGACGTTATAGGCTTCGGAGCCGGGGAGCCCGATTTCGATACCCCTTACCATATAAAGGAGGCGGCCAAGGAAGCCATAGATATGGGCTTTACCAAGTACACGCCGCCGGCCGGTATCCCCGAGCTTCGCAGGGCCGTTGCCGATAAGCTCGAGAGGGAAAACGGTATAAGCTACGAGCCCGAACAGGTTGTTATAACCGACGGAGCCAAGCAGGCCCTTTTCAACCTGATGCTTTCTGTTGTGGATGAGGGGGACGAGGTTATCATTCCGGCTCCCTACTGGGTGACTTACCCGGAGCAGGTTAAGTTTGCAGGCGGCAGGCCCGTTTTCGTTGAGACTAAGGAGATTAAGGGTTTTGCCCTTACCCTTGAGGAGTTGAAGCCGGCGGTGACCTCTAAGACCAAGATGGTGATACTGTGTACGCCCCATAACCCCACGGGAAGTGTTATACCCAAAGAGGAGCTTCAGCGCATAGGGGAGTTCTGTGCCGAGAGGGGCATTCTCATCGCCTCCGACGAGTGTTACGAGTACCTGACCTACGACGGCTTTAAGCACACCAGTATCGCTTCGCTCTCTGAGGAGATTAAGGCCGTTACTGTAACCATCAACGCCCTTTCCAAGGCCTTTTCCATGACCGGCTGGAGGGTTGGCTACGCCGCCGGGCCTAAGGAGATAATCGATGCGATGATAAAGATAAACTCCCAGTCTATCTCCAACGTTAACTCAATAGCCCAGAAAGCTGCCGTTGCGGCCCTCACAAAGCCCAAAGATTTCCTGAAGGAGTGGCTTGAGGCCTTTGACCAGCGGCGCCGTTACATGGTTGAGACCCTCAACTCTATTCCGGGAGTAAGCTGTTTGATGCCTAAAGGGGCTTTTTACGCCTTCCCCAACGTTAAGGAGCTTTTGAAGCTCGGTAACTTCAAGGACGACTGGGCCCTTGCCGAGTTCCTTCTTAGTGAGGCCAAGATTGCGGTTGTTCCCGGCTCTGCCTTTGGATACCCGGGTTACCTGAGGCTCTCTTACGCTACCTCTATGGAGAACATAGAGGAGGGGCTTAGGAGGTTTAAAGAGGCCGTTGAGCGGAGGCTCAATGGATAG
- a CDS encoding PH domain-containing protein, which yields MDRVFRTDRLTFLSYGLLVVAYALFIAFLVHRAGGVNFSAFILAVLVLPVFGYFFFLVKKRVRVTEQGIEVFGLTGRKEIRWQDVVSVSLVPGRKYFLFVESKDGTLAVVDDSFEEFPEIVRLVGEKAPKGSLSENYWEVAKGFRRSYLSPAILIVAAVVLIGIVVKSALQ from the coding sequence ATGGATAGGGTCTTTAGAACCGACAGGCTGACTTTTCTGAGCTACGGGCTGCTGGTTGTGGCCTACGCCCTCTTTATCGCCTTTTTGGTTCACAGGGCGGGAGGAGTTAACTTCTCGGCTTTTATCCTGGCCGTTTTGGTTCTGCCGGTTTTCGGTTACTTTTTCTTCTTGGTGAAAAAGCGGGTCAGGGTTACGGAGCAGGGAATAGAGGTTTTCGGCCTTACGGGCAGGAAGGAGATAAGGTGGCAGGACGTTGTTTCCGTTTCCCTTGTTCCCGGGAGGAAGTACTTCCTGTTTGTGGAGTCGAAAGACGGCACCCTTGCCGTTGTAGACGACTCTTTTGAGGAGTTTCCCGAGATTGTCAGGCTTGTAGGGGAAAAGGCCCCTAAGGGGAGTTTAAGCGAGAACTACTGGGAAGTTGCAAAGGGTTTTCGCCGCTCTTACCTGTCGCCTGCAATTCTCATAGTGGCTGCGGTGGTTCTGATAGGCATTGTGGTGAAGTCGGCCCTTCAGTGA
- a CDS encoding DNA-directed RNA polymerase omega subunit family protein, with protein MKRAALLILLLPAFSCVTQQENRKITELQAQIQILQAKNENLQKEISQLQQKLTALKQELPALKTALNNLQEKNARLERELLLSTRKVSEKQVVTVRELRREMVNRTLKLERKVEGIKRELPQLKNCCSQNSAQIEELKKQVAELQSQVEQIIQKLNSLKLPSIKIEKVKPAH; from the coding sequence ATGAAAAGAGCCGCTTTACTCATTTTGCTGCTGCCGGCCTTCTCCTGCGTTACCCAGCAGGAGAACCGGAAAATCACAGAGCTTCAGGCCCAAATCCAAATCCTCCAGGCCAAAAACGAAAACCTCCAGAAAGAGATATCCCAGCTCCAGCAGAAGCTAACAGCACTCAAACAGGAGCTTCCCGCCCTCAAAACGGCCCTAAACAACCTCCAGGAGAAGAACGCCCGGCTGGAGAGGGAGCTTCTGCTGTCAACAAGGAAAGTCTCCGAAAAACAGGTTGTAACCGTAAGGGAGCTCCGCAGGGAAATGGTGAACCGCACCCTCAAACTGGAAAGGAAGGTAGAGGGAATAAAGAGAGAGCTTCCGCAGCTCAAAAACTGCTGCAGCCAAAACAGCGCTCAGATAGAGGAGCTGAAAAAGCAGGTGGCAGAGCTTCAGTCCCAGGTGGAGCAGATTATCCAGAAGCTCAACTCCCTGAAACTCCCCTCCATAAAAATAGAGAAGGTGAAGCCGGCTCACTGA
- a CDS encoding TetR/AcrR family transcriptional regulator, with protein sequence MRKRERELLLAAKTLFSRRGFYDTTVSDIVESLGIARGTFYQYFKNKDDIYRRVLEQVVEELSSRLKLVSPDDPFAQLRENLKGVLELMVEDRDLARLVFYHPYKLNPRFDAVLEEFFLKVYALVEHAVKTGMEMGVVRRCNPEIVARAIVGAFMEVGKLLIEQESPDIEGAVDELLAIGRAGLLEER encoded by the coding sequence GTGAGGAAGCGGGAGAGGGAGCTTCTCCTTGCAGCTAAAACGCTCTTTTCGAGGCGGGGCTTTTACGACACAACTGTAAGCGATATCGTTGAGAGCCTCGGTATAGCCCGGGGGACTTTCTACCAGTACTTCAAGAATAAAGACGACATCTACAGAAGGGTTCTTGAGCAGGTTGTTGAGGAGCTTTCGAGCAGGCTGAAGCTTGTCTCTCCCGACGACCCTTTTGCCCAGCTGAGGGAGAACTTGAAGGGTGTTCTGGAGCTAATGGTTGAAGACAGAGACCTTGCCCGGCTCGTTTTCTACCACCCTTACAAGCTGAACCCCCGGTTCGACGCTGTCCTTGAGGAGTTCTTCCTCAAGGTTTACGCCCTTGTGGAGCACGCCGTAAAAACGGGTATGGAGATGGGGGTTGTTAGGCGTTGCAATCCGGAGATTGTTGCCCGGGCAATTGTGGGGGCGTTTATGGAGGTGGGGAAGCTCCTTATAGAGCAGGAGTCTCCCGATATTGAAGGAGCTGTTGATGAGCTTCTCGCCATAGGCAGAGCAGGCCTTCTGGAGGAGAGATGA